CGACGTGCGCGCCTTGACCGGCTCCGGTTCGATCACTCTCGCCGGGGTGAAAGGCGCGGTCCGCGCGAAGACCGGCTCCGGCGCCATCACCCTCTCCGCGGCGCAAGGCCGCGCGGAGTTGCACGCCGCCAGCGGCAGCATCACCGTGCGCGACGCCGCCGGCGATCTCGAGGTGCACACCGCCTCGGGCAGCATTTCCATCGAAGGCAATCCTGCGCCCCACTCCAATTGGGAATTGCACGCGGTGTCCAGTTCGGTGCAACTTAGCGTCCCCCGCGATGCCAGTTTCCTGTTCTCCGCCCATTCCCTCTCCGGCAGCATCCAGACCGACATTCCCATCGTCGTCGAGGAACAGTCGCGGCATGAACTGCGCGCGCGCCTGGGGAGCGGTGCTGCGCGCGTGGAAGTGCATACGGTTTCCGGCAGCATCCGCGTCCGTGGCCAGTCCTAGCCCCGGTGCGGAGGCGCGGAAGTCGCTGCCTTCCGCCCAAACGGGTACAATAAGCGGCCATGCGGCGGCTTCCCTCCACGGCTGCACTCGCCCTCCTTGCCGCTCTTTGTGTGCTTCCTGCGCGCACTGCCGGGCAGGCTCCGGCGCAAAACGCGCCGGGACCAGAGGCCACTCCTTCCGCGAAGAAGGCACCCACACCTCCCCCGGCGCAAACTCCCGAGGAAGACCTGCAGCGTGCCATTGATGATGCGGGCAACGACCGCGCCGCGCTGGTGCGCAATTTCGAAGCCTACCTGAAGAAATATCCCGATAGCCGGCGCAAGACGGAGATCTACCGCGCGCTGGTGGAAGCCAGCCTGCAACTGCGGGACGCTCCCCGCGCCGCCGCTTATGCCGAGCACATCGTCGCGCTTGCGCCGGAAGACATGTCCATGACGCTGGTGACCATCGAACTTTTGGAACGCGCCGGCGACGCCGAGGGACTGAAGCGCGCCACCAGCTACGCCTCGCGCCTCCTGGACTACCTGCAGCGCGACGCTTCCGCCGAAAAGTCGCCGCGGGTTTCCCCGCAGGAGTGGGAGAACGAGCGGCGGCGCCTGCGCATGACCGTGCTGCTGCTGCGCGGAAGGCTGCATCTCAAACAGGGCGCTCGCGCCGAGGCCGCGCGCGATTTCGGAGAGAGTTACGCGCTGCTGCCCAATGCCGCGGCTGCGGAGAAGCTGGGCGAGATCGCCGAGCTGCAAAAAGACCTGGACGGCGCCGTCACGCACTATGCGCGCGCGTTCGCTCTCGCGGATGCGGGAGACGGCGAAGATCACCGCCAGGCCCTGCGCCGCAAGCTCGGCAACGCCTGGCGGCAGGGGCACGCCTCGGAAGACGGCTTGGGCGCATACCTGCTGCGCACCTATGACGAAACGGTGCAGGCGGCGCGCAGCGCTCCGCCAAAGCGCAATCCCGGCGCGCGCGAGCCCTATGATTTCACGCTGCGCAGCCTTCCGGATGGCCCGCCCCTGGCGCTCGCCAGCGCCCGCGGCAAGATCGTGGTGCTGAGCTTCTGGACCACTTGGTGCGGCCCCTGCCGGGCCCTTGAGCCGCATTTCGCCCGCGTCGCCGCGGAATTCCGCGGCGATGACGGAGTGCTTTTCCTCTCCGCCAACTGCGACGAGGACGAAACCCTCGTACGGCCCTATCTGGTTGCGGAAAAGATGCGGACGCCCGCGGTCTTTGCCGACGGCCTCGACCTCCTGCTGGGGGTGGACTCCTTTCCCACGGTGATCGTCCTGGACCGCTCGGGACGCATCGCCTACCGCGCCGAGGGCTACGCCGAAGACGAGTTCGAAAGCTCCCTCGCCGTCGCCATCCGCAACGCCCTCGCGGCCCCGCTCGCGGCCAACTGACGGCCCGCGGCGCTTCCGGAGGCGCTGGGCGCGCGGCAGTTTTCCAAAAGTACGGAGGAAGAATCGGGAATTCAGCAGTTTCCCGCGGCGGAAGCGGAGGGAAACGCCGCGGCCACCTCACGTGCCGCGAGAATGGTATTCACGTGGATGCGCACGGTATCTTCCACGCGGCGCGCATAGCCGCCGGCCAGTGCGCTGGCCACGGCCACGCCACGCCTGCGGGCCTCTTCGAAAACCATGCGGTCGCGCTCGCGCAGCCCCTCCTGGGTGAGCGCAAGGCCGCCCAACTGGTCCTCGCAAAACGGGTCGGCGCCACCCAGATAAAAAACGAGCTGCGGCTGGAACTCATCGAGGGCCTTGCGCACGG
This sequence is a window from Terriglobia bacterium. Protein-coding genes within it:
- a CDS encoding TlpA family protein disulfide reductase → MRRLPSTAALALLAALCVLPARTAGQAPAQNAPGPEATPSAKKAPTPPPAQTPEEDLQRAIDDAGNDRAALVRNFEAYLKKYPDSRRKTEIYRALVEASLQLRDAPRAAAYAEHIVALAPEDMSMTLVTIELLERAGDAEGLKRATSYASRLLDYLQRDASAEKSPRVSPQEWENERRRLRMTVLLLRGRLHLKQGARAEAARDFGESYALLPNAAAAEKLGEIAELQKDLDGAVTHYARAFALADAGDGEDHRQALRRKLGNAWRQGHASEDGLGAYLLRTYDETVQAARSAPPKRNPGAREPYDFTLRSLPDGPPLALASARGKIVVLSFWTTWCGPCRALEPHFARVAAEFRGDDGVLFLSANCDEDETLVRPYLVAEKMRTPAVFADGLDLLLGVDSFPTVIVLDRSGRIAYRAEGYAEDEFESSLAVAIRNALAAPLAAN